In Saprospiraceae bacterium, a genomic segment contains:
- a CDS encoding 4Fe-4S binding protein, with protein MFHRIVKPPFLNKLQWIHLGIGVLTISLLVLASVNILFTDDDWRFIIFLFATSITGFAYHQYREQSEGVKNNGVWFGSLTSRGLLAWATALGLTAFYCLLYWWPEYLGLNASGNTGLIALFDPLSMLLKKQAASQWFVYGVFYTLCILCFGYKFLLKYKHNKYQKLRTISVMFFQLFFAFLIPEWMLRMNLPYNDLKNMWPLNYYFFDAWNIESFKSSGGMGWFFLVFGLLMIFVISPSLTYFFGKRWYCSWVCGCGGLAETAGDPFRHLSDKSLKAWKLERFLIYSILLFSIVMTAGVLYTYKTGQAELFGISTAEMRKSYGFFIGAAFSGVIGVGFYPLLGSRVWCRFGCPMAAILGIQQRLFSRFRITTNGGQCISCGNCSTYCEMGIDVRAYAQKGQNIVRASCVGCGICAAVCPRGVLKLENGSIDIFDRTPEKS; from the coding sequence ATGTTTCATCGAATCGTCAAACCTCCTTTTCTCAACAAATTGCAATGGATCCATTTGGGAATAGGAGTGCTAACTATCTCCTTATTAGTGCTAGCATCGGTGAACATCCTATTTACAGATGACGATTGGCGATTTATCATTTTTTTATTCGCAACTTCCATTACGGGTTTTGCTTATCACCAATACCGGGAGCAAAGTGAGGGTGTTAAAAATAATGGAGTTTGGTTTGGTAGCCTCACTTCAAGGGGATTGCTGGCCTGGGCAACAGCCTTAGGTCTCACTGCATTTTATTGCCTGCTCTACTGGTGGCCCGAGTATTTAGGGCTCAACGCAAGTGGCAATACTGGTTTAATCGCATTATTCGATCCCCTCAGTATGTTGCTCAAAAAACAAGCTGCTTCCCAGTGGTTTGTGTATGGCGTTTTTTATACGCTGTGCATACTTTGTTTCGGTTACAAATTCCTGCTCAAGTATAAACACAATAAATATCAAAAACTTCGAACCATTTCTGTAATGTTCTTCCAATTGTTTTTTGCATTTCTGATTCCAGAATGGATGTTGCGAATGAACCTTCCTTACAACGATCTTAAAAATATGTGGCCGCTCAACTATTATTTCTTTGATGCCTGGAATATCGAAAGTTTTAAATCCAGCGGTGGCATGGGATGGTTCTTTTTAGTCTTCGGATTGCTCATGATTTTTGTCATCTCCCCAAGCCTCACTTACTTTTTTGGAAAACGTTGGTATTGTTCCTGGGTTTGCGGTTGTGGCGGTCTGGCGGAAACAGCTGGTGATCCCTTTCGTCATTTGTCGGATAAATCATTAAAAGCTTGGAAACTCGAACGTTTCCTTATTTATTCTATCCTTCTCTTTTCAATAGTCATGACTGCTGGCGTGTTATACACCTACAAAACGGGGCAAGCTGAATTATTTGGCATCTCAACGGCAGAGATGCGCAAAAGTTATGGATTTTTCATAGGAGCTGCATTTTCGGGAGTCATAGGTGTCGGTTTCTATCCACTATTGGGAAGCAGGGTCTGGTGTCGTTTTGGTTGCCCGATGGCGGCAATTTTAGGGATTCAGCAAAGATTGTTTTCAAGATTTAGAATTACCACCAATGGCGGGCAATGTATATCCTGTGGTAATTGCTCGACTTATTGTGAAATGGGTATCGATGTGCGAGCCTATGCACAAAAAGGCCAAAATATCGTTCGTGCCAGTTGTGTAGGCTGCGGAATCTGCGCCGCCGTATGTCCGAGAGGTGTACTCAAATTGGAAAACGGATCCATCGATATTTTTGATAGAACACCGGAGAAGAGCTAA
- a CDS encoding NAD(P)/FAD-dependent oxidoreductase, with product MYKTLIIGNGIAGVSCARWLRKNTDDEIQMVSQESEYFFSRTALMYVYMGHMRWQDLEPYERSFWAKNKIDLLQGKVLSIDYELKIAYLENEKTLAFDRLVLALGSKSNKFGWPGEDLEGVSGFYSKQDLEYIEQKSNNIKRAVIVGGGLIGIELAEMFHSRKIPVTILVRESEYWSSVLPPEEAAMISKHIRKNEIDLRLNCQLQSILGDQGQVNAIVTDQQEHIPCEFVGITAGVRPNIDLVKGSQLSTDKGILVDEYLQTNIPNVYAIGDCAQLTNVSKGRKAIEAIWYSGRQMGETLAANLSGNTKSYNPGIWFNSAKFFDIEYQVYGYVPSKIVAPFDSIYWEDPAGEKSIRLVYDLSNHQISGFNLMGVRFRHEVCEKWISQNSSIQEVLAKIRMAFFDPEFYPDYSSGILDAYFQKTGKKIIPKSSGKLNAVLNFLKS from the coding sequence ATGTATAAAACCCTCATCATCGGTAACGGAATTGCAGGTGTCAGCTGCGCCCGCTGGTTGCGAAAAAACACCGACGATGAAATCCAAATGGTATCTCAGGAATCCGAATATTTTTTTTCGAGAACTGCTCTGATGTATGTGTATATGGGTCATATGCGCTGGCAGGACCTCGAACCTTATGAAAGATCGTTTTGGGCTAAAAACAAAATAGATCTCCTTCAGGGTAAGGTGCTTTCTATTGACTATGAATTGAAAATCGCTTATTTGGAAAATGAAAAAACGCTAGCGTTTGACCGGCTTGTCCTGGCCTTAGGATCCAAATCAAATAAATTCGGCTGGCCCGGTGAAGATCTTGAGGGCGTTTCAGGTTTTTACAGTAAACAAGATCTGGAATATATCGAACAAAAAAGTAATAACATAAAACGTGCGGTGATCGTCGGCGGAGGTTTGATTGGCATCGAACTGGCAGAAATGTTTCATTCAAGAAAGATCCCGGTCACCATTTTGGTACGAGAAAGTGAATACTGGAGTTCCGTTCTTCCACCCGAAGAGGCAGCCATGATCTCAAAACATATCCGCAAAAATGAAATTGACCTTCGCTTAAATTGCCAGTTACAATCCATTCTAGGTGACCAAGGTCAGGTCAATGCCATTGTTACAGATCAACAAGAACACATTCCCTGCGAATTTGTAGGTATCACTGCTGGTGTTCGTCCAAATATAGACCTCGTTAAAGGATCTCAACTTTCAACTGACAAAGGCATACTTGTCGACGAATACCTTCAAACCAATATACCAAATGTTTACGCCATTGGAGATTGCGCTCAACTAACAAATGTTAGTAAAGGAAGAAAAGCCATCGAAGCCATTTGGTACAGCGGTCGACAAATGGGTGAGACGCTGGCTGCTAATCTCAGTGGAAATACGAAATCTTACAATCCAGGTATATGGTTCAACTCTGCTAAGTTCTTTGATATTGAATATCAGGTATATGGATATGTTCCATCAAAAATTGTAGCGCCTTTCGATAGCATTTATTGGGAAGATCCGGCTGGTGAAAAAAGCATAAGATTAGTATATGATCTTTCCAACCATCAAATCTCAGGATTTAATCTCATGGGTGTCCGCTTTAGACACGAAGTCTGCGAAAAATGGATCTCTCAAAATTCATCTATTCAGGAAGTTTTGGCCAAAATCAGAATGGCATTTTTCGATCCTGAGTTTTATCCTGATTACTCTTCAGGGATATTGGATGCCTACTTTCAAAAAACCGGAAAAAAAATTATTCCTAAATCCTCAGGGAAACTCAATGCTGTTTTAAATTTTCTAAAATCATAA
- a CDS encoding T9SS type A sorting domain-containing protein → MKCIYLIFSILFCSYFMAQGQRFSVNPNPNTIYFTPDNTDHYKSGKIRNHTGEVLSMLWNREILMMPAGWSTYVCDANNCYADKVGKCPEIYPNIIAPYDSVNLDVHVYEDGSMGEAHVVMWVYEAEDTSKKVKVDYTFNKVVSNKDIKNIAVKVYPNPASNSFTVDYNTGLVRIDMVNILGRKIRSYRAFPNSSYDISDLEDGLYFIRLIGPNEQNLRTLRLQKRGIKA, encoded by the coding sequence ATGAAATGTATTTACTTGATATTCAGTATTTTATTCTGCAGCTACTTCATGGCTCAAGGCCAGCGATTCTCTGTGAATCCTAACCCGAATACCATTTATTTCACTCCAGATAATACAGATCACTACAAATCTGGAAAAATCAGGAATCACACAGGTGAAGTTTTAAGTATGCTCTGGAATCGCGAAATTCTTATGATGCCCGCCGGCTGGAGTACTTATGTCTGCGATGCAAATAATTGTTATGCAGATAAAGTAGGCAAGTGTCCTGAAATCTACCCTAACATTATAGCTCCATATGATTCAGTGAATCTTGATGTACACGTCTATGAAGATGGAAGTATGGGTGAGGCGCATGTGGTTATGTGGGTGTATGAAGCCGAAGACACTTCCAAAAAGGTAAAAGTTGATTATACTTTTAACAAAGTGGTTTCAAATAAAGATATCAAAAACATCGCTGTCAAAGTTTATCCAAATCCGGCATCGAATTCTTTTACGGTTGATTACAACACCGGATTAGTTCGAATAGATATGGTCAATATACTTGGGCGCAAAATTCGTTCGTATAGAGCTTTTCCAAACAGCTCTTACGATATTAGCGATTTGGAGGATGGCTTGTATTTCATCCGTCTTATTGGTCCGAATGAGCAAAATCTTCGCACTTTAAGGCTGCAAAAGAGAGGGATAAAGGCCTAA
- a CDS encoding 6-carboxytetrahydropterin synthase, which produces MKISVIRKGHFNAAHRLYKPDWSDAKNKEVFGICANPNFHGHNYEMDVKISGELDPSTGILIDLKILKDLIEKHVESDFDHKNLNMDCPEFENIIPTAENICIEIYNKLRKVIPAHLDIQIRLSETPRNFVEYPA; this is translated from the coding sequence ATGAAAATATCCGTGATCCGCAAAGGTCATTTCAATGCAGCTCATCGTCTTTATAAACCAGATTGGTCAGATGCAAAAAACAAAGAGGTATTTGGCATTTGCGCCAATCCCAATTTTCATGGGCACAATTATGAAATGGATGTTAAAATATCTGGAGAATTAGACCCATCAACGGGGATACTCATAGATCTTAAAATTTTAAAAGACCTGATTGAAAAACATGTTGAGTCTGATTTCGACCATAAAAATTTAAATATGGACTGTCCGGAATTCGAAAATATTATACCCACAGCGGAAAATATCTGCATCGAAATCTACAATAAATTGAGAAAAGTGATTCCTGCACATTTAGATATTCAGATCCGATTATCCGAAACCCCTAGAAATTTTGTAGAGTACCCCGCTTAA
- a CDS encoding NADH-quinone oxidoreductase subunit A: protein MRAYYIPQDYFPIFLQLLVALGFVVFVLIATHLLGPKRSGKRKDATFECGLDSVGNARNPFSVRYFMTAILFVLFDVEIIFMYPWAVNFKKLGWFGFAEMFIFLTLLMAGFYYVLLKGVLKWETREDI, encoded by the coding sequence ATGCGAGCCTATTACATACCTCAGGATTATTTTCCGATTTTTCTCCAATTATTGGTAGCCCTTGGATTTGTCGTGTTTGTATTGATCGCGACCCATTTATTGGGTCCTAAAAGAAGCGGTAAGCGCAAGGATGCTACTTTTGAGTGCGGATTGGACAGTGTTGGAAATGCCCGAAATCCATTTTCGGTGCGCTATTTTATGACCGCAATCCTATTTGTATTGTTTGATGTGGAAATAATTTTCATGTACCCCTGGGCGGTCAATTTTAAGAAACTAGGGTGGTTTGGTTTTGCTGAGATGTTTATATTTTTAACTTTATTGATGGCGGGTTTCTATTATGTTTTATTGAAAGGGGTTTTGAAATGGGAAACCCGTGAAGATATATAG
- a CDS encoding NADH-quinone oxidoreductase subunit B: MQSKVQVADAPEGIAGQGFFATSLDAVVGLARKNSIWPLPFATSCCGIEFMSTMSSHYDLARFGSERLSFTPRQADLLMVMGTIAKKMAPILRQVYEQMAEPKWVIAVGACASSGGIFDTYSVLQGIDRVIPVDVYVPGCPPRPEQIIEGVMRIQDLIGKESVRRRNSEAYQKLMDSYFVK, translated from the coding sequence ATGCAATCAAAAGTTCAAGTTGCCGATGCGCCGGAAGGAATAGCCGGACAAGGTTTCTTTGCTACGAGCCTGGATGCTGTCGTTGGATTGGCCAGGAAAAACAGCATTTGGCCGCTTCCATTTGCGACTTCATGTTGCGGAATTGAGTTTATGTCAACGATGTCTTCACATTATGACCTTGCCAGATTTGGATCAGAACGTTTGAGTTTCACACCCAGGCAGGCAGATCTATTAATGGTCATGGGTACGATCGCTAAGAAAATGGCTCCTATTTTAAGGCAGGTTTACGAACAAATGGCAGAACCCAAATGGGTAATCGCTGTAGGCGCATGCGCTTCAAGTGGAGGGATTTTTGATACTTACAGCGTTTTGCAGGGGATTGATCGGGTTATCCCGGTTGATGTTTACGTACCTGGCTGTCCGCCACGTCCAGAACAAATCATTGAAGGAGTTATGCGCATTCAGGACCTCATCGGGAAGGAATCTGTTCGCAGAAGAAATTCAGAGGCTTATCAAAAATTGATGGATTCTTATTTTGTCAAATAA
- a CDS encoding NADH-quinone oxidoreductase subunit C: MEEIQSEQLQQKLQEAFGQIYDIQGDTFGVFNLELPVNQVFGLILHLFRDNELGFNYLTDICGVHFPDQKGKELGVVYHLQSMRKSKRLRIKVFVPLEKPEVPSLTGIYASANWMERETYDFYGIQFVGHPNLRRILNMDEMIDFPMRKEFPLEDPLREDKADYQFGR; the protein is encoded by the coding sequence ATGGAAGAGATTCAATCAGAACAGCTACAACAAAAATTACAAGAAGCCTTTGGGCAGATATATGATATCCAAGGAGATACATTTGGAGTATTTAATTTGGAATTACCTGTAAATCAAGTATTTGGACTTATTCTACATTTGTTTAGGGATAATGAATTAGGATTTAATTATTTGACAGATATATGTGGTGTGCATTTTCCGGATCAAAAAGGGAAAGAATTAGGGGTGGTTTACCATCTGCAAAGTATGCGTAAAAGTAAAAGGTTGAGAATAAAGGTTTTTGTTCCACTTGAAAAACCGGAAGTACCCAGCTTAACTGGTATATATGCATCAGCAAATTGGATGGAAAGAGAAACCTATGATTTTTATGGAATCCAATTTGTAGGTCATCCTAATTTAAGGCGCATCTTAAATATGGATGAAATGATTGACTTTCCTATGCGCAAGGAGTTTCCTTTGGAAGATCCATTAAGAGAGGACAAAGCAGATTATCAGTTTGGAAGATAG
- a CDS encoding NADH-quinone oxidoreductase subunit D encodes MMKTNQEFLTTIEQPGRPEIPYTTLNLGPTHPATHGIFQNVLQLDGERIVSGEQTIGYIHRAFEKIAERRPFYQITPLTDRLNYCSAPINNMGWHLTVEKLLGVQIPKRVDYMRVMVMELARVADHIICNSILGVDTGALTGFTYVYQWREFIYEIYEEICGARLTTNMGRVGGFERDFNKIVFEKTRKFLKDFPPVWREFENLLSRNRIFMDRTIDTGGLSLERALNYGFTGPNLRACGLDYDLRAAEAYCSYEDFEFDIPVGTTGDTYDRFVVRNEEIWQSLRIIEQAMLKIEAMEPVFHADSDHYYLPPKQEVYKNMEALIYHFKIIMGEIEAPVGEVYNAVEGANGELGFYLVSDGGRTPYRLHFRRPCFIYYQAFPEMVKDQLLSDAIVVMSSLNVIAGELDA; translated from the coding sequence ATGATGAAGACAAACCAGGAATTTTTAACAACTATTGAACAACCGGGTCGGCCGGAAATTCCCTATACTACTTTAAATTTAGGTCCAACCCATCCGGCCACGCATGGCATTTTCCAAAATGTCCTACAATTGGATGGCGAGCGCATTGTAAGTGGCGAACAGACTATAGGCTACATACACCGCGCATTTGAAAAAATCGCAGAGCGAAGACCTTTTTATCAAATAACTCCGCTTACAGACAGACTCAATTATTGTTCAGCGCCTATTAATAATATGGGTTGGCATTTGACTGTCGAGAAATTGTTGGGTGTACAAATTCCCAAGCGGGTGGATTATATGCGCGTTATGGTCATGGAACTTGCGCGTGTTGCAGATCACATTATTTGCAACAGTATTTTAGGAGTAGACACAGGAGCATTAACTGGGTTTACTTATGTTTATCAATGGAGAGAATTTATTTATGAAATCTACGAAGAAATTTGCGGGGCCCGATTAACGACCAATATGGGACGTGTTGGTGGATTTGAACGCGATTTCAACAAAATAGTATTTGAAAAAACGCGTAAATTTTTAAAAGATTTTCCGCCTGTGTGGAGAGAATTTGAAAACTTACTCTCAAGAAATAGAATCTTTATGGATCGCACCATTGATACTGGTGGATTGAGTCTGGAGAGAGCATTGAATTATGGGTTTACCGGCCCCAATTTGAGGGCTTGCGGACTAGATTACGATTTGCGTGCTGCCGAAGCTTATTGTTCTTATGAAGATTTTGAATTTGATATTCCGGTAGGAACGACAGGTGATACCTATGATCGCTTTGTAGTTAGAAATGAAGAGATCTGGCAAAGCTTAAGAATTATTGAACAGGCTATGTTAAAGATTGAGGCCATGGAACCGGTTTTCCATGCTGATTCAGATCATTATTATCTTCCGCCAAAACAGGAGGTATATAAAAACATGGAAGCTTTGATTTATCACTTTAAAATTATTATGGGTGAAATTGAAGCACCAGTAGGAGAAGTTTACAATGCAGTCGAAGGTGCAAACGGCGAGTTGGGATTTTATCTCGTCAGCGATGGCGGTAGAACTCCCTATAGATTACATTTCAGGAGGCCTTGTTTTATATATTATCAGGCATTTCCGGAAATGGTTAAAGATCAACTGTTGTCGGATGCGATTGTAGTCATGAGTAGTCTGAATGTTATCGCCGGAGAATTGGATGCATAA
- a CDS encoding NAD(P)H-dependent oxidoreductase subunit E yields the protein MSTSTEQSFTHLAGLEHQADEIVKRYPEGKQKSALLPLLHLVQAKDGWLRTEAMDELANYLNIQAIEVYEVASFYTMFHLKPVGKYVLEVCRTGPCCLVGAESIVQYLKHKLDIEIGETTADGLFTLKTVECLASCGTGPVLQIGPEYVYHENLNEEKLDQLIESLRSKS from the coding sequence ATGTCTACGAGTACAGAACAAAGCTTTACACATCTTGCGGGTCTTGAACACCAAGCGGATGAAATTGTAAAACGTTATCCTGAAGGAAAACAAAAATCTGCATTATTGCCATTGTTGCATTTAGTGCAAGCCAAAGATGGGTGGTTGCGCACAGAGGCCATGGATGAACTGGCGAATTATCTCAACATTCAAGCTATTGAAGTATATGAAGTGGCATCATTCTACACGATGTTCCATTTAAAACCAGTTGGAAAGTATGTGCTTGAAGTATGCAGAACAGGGCCTTGTTGTTTGGTAGGTGCTGAGTCGATCGTTCAATATCTCAAACACAAATTGGATATTGAAATAGGAGAAACTACTGCAGATGGATTATTTACTTTAAAGACTGTTGAATGTCTGGCATCTTGTGGTACTGGTCCCGTTTTGCAAATAGGTCCGGAATATGTTTATCACGAAAACCTGAATGAAGAAAAATTAGATCAGTTAATAGAAAGCTTAAGAAGCAAATCCTGA
- the nuoF gene encoding NADH-quinone oxidoreductase subunit NuoF codes for MSKKLLLEHIDKDGIQNLDTYVKYGGYAAVAKALKSSSPDQIVEEVKTSGLRGRGGAGFPTGMKWSFLDKKSDKPKYLVCNADESEPGTFKDRYLMEKIPHLLIEGMIVSSFALNAKTSYIYVRGEMMYVIKILERAIAEAYAKGYLGKNILGSGYDLDLYVHPGGGAYICGEETALLESLEGKRGNPRNKPPFPAVWGLYGCPTVVNNVETIAAVPWIVNHGGAAYASIGIGKSAGTKLISACGNIKNPGVYEIELGLPVEEFIYSDQYCGGIANGRALKAVVAGGSSVPILPQNLILKTAAGEARLMSYESLADGGFVSGSMLGSGGFIVFDDRACIVRNLWNFTRFYHHESCGQCSPCREGTGWMEKVLHRVEHGHGKMTDIDLLVDVAKNIEGKTICPLGEAAAWPVASAIRHFRSEFEEHVRNPNACLAKHLHHEFAMAH; via the coding sequence ATGTCAAAAAAATTATTACTCGAACACATTGATAAGGATGGTATTCAAAATTTGGATACCTATGTGAAGTATGGAGGCTATGCAGCTGTAGCTAAAGCGCTAAAGTCTTCAAGCCCTGATCAGATTGTTGAAGAGGTAAAAACATCCGGACTTCGCGGCCGTGGAGGCGCAGGATTTCCAACGGGGATGAAATGGTCATTTCTCGACAAAAAATCTGACAAGCCTAAATATCTCGTTTGCAATGCTGATGAGTCAGAACCCGGTACTTTTAAAGACCGGTATTTGATGGAAAAAATTCCGCATCTACTTATAGAAGGCATGATCGTTTCTTCTTTTGCTTTGAATGCAAAGACTTCTTATATCTATGTTCGGGGAGAAATGATGTACGTTATAAAAATTCTCGAACGCGCGATTGCAGAAGCTTATGCAAAAGGATATTTAGGAAAAAATATTTTAGGTTCAGGATATGATCTTGATTTGTATGTTCATCCTGGAGGAGGAGCCTATATCTGTGGAGAAGAAACCGCATTGCTTGAATCATTGGAAGGCAAACGCGGAAATCCACGAAACAAACCACCTTTTCCTGCAGTATGGGGTTTGTATGGATGTCCTACTGTAGTTAATAATGTTGAAACAATTGCTGCAGTGCCATGGATTGTAAATCATGGTGGCGCAGCCTACGCTTCCATAGGTATTGGAAAAAGTGCCGGCACAAAATTGATCTCAGCTTGTGGCAATATCAAAAATCCGGGCGTTTATGAAATAGAACTGGGACTTCCTGTTGAAGAATTTATTTACAGCGATCAATATTGTGGAGGAATAGCAAATGGGAGAGCATTAAAAGCAGTAGTTGCCGGAGGATCGTCCGTGCCCATTTTACCCCAAAATCTAATCCTGAAAACCGCAGCAGGTGAAGCACGACTGATGAGTTATGAATCATTGGCAGATGGGGGTTTTGTAAGTGGTTCAATGTTAGGTTCCGGTGGATTTATTGTCTTTGATGATCGTGCATGTATTGTGAGAAATCTTTGGAATTTTACCCGGTTTTACCATCACGAAAGTTGTGGACAATGTAGTCCCTGCAGGGAAGGCACAGGTTGGATGGAGAAAGTATTACATCGCGTCGAACATGGTCATGGCAAAATGACGGATATTGACTTATTGGTGGATGTTGCAAAAAATATTGAAGGAAAAACCATTTGTCCATTGGGAGAAGCTGCAGCATGGCCGGTTGCTAGTGCAATTCGCCATTTTCGCAGCGAATTTGAAGAGCATGTTAGAAATCCGAATGCCTGTCTAGCAAAACATTTACATCATGAATTTGCAATGGCGCATTAA
- a CDS encoding (2Fe-2S)-binding protein produces MSELLKVTIDGRSIEVPSGTTILQAARSLGGKYPPAMCYYSSLKDTGGKCRVCLVKVAQTSESNPRPMPKLVASCITRVENGMVVENETNPEVIDARNGVVEFLLINHPLDCPICDQAGECDLQNLSFDHGREATRYEEGRREFNKIDIGEHVQLHMTRCILCYRCVYAAEQLTNQRVHGVLNRGDVSEISTYIQNSIDNEFSGNIIDVCPVGALTDKTYRFKQRVWFSKPYDAHRDCPTCCGKTVLWLKGDDIIRVTARKNEFGEVEEFICNTCRFEKRLKSDWEIGGPRKVDHESVIASNKYELPVISPAVNVDAKFVSE; encoded by the coding sequence ATGAGTGAGTTATTAAAAGTTACCATAGACGGAAGAAGTATTGAAGTACCATCAGGTACAACGATACTACAAGCAGCGCGATCGCTAGGTGGAAAATATCCACCGGCAATGTGTTATTATTCTTCTCTTAAAGATACTGGTGGTAAGTGCAGGGTATGTTTGGTAAAAGTGGCACAGACCAGTGAATCAAATCCTAGGCCTATGCCCAAATTAGTGGCCAGTTGTATTACCCGTGTTGAAAATGGAATGGTTGTAGAAAATGAAACCAATCCAGAAGTTATTGATGCGAGAAACGGCGTCGTTGAATTTTTATTGATCAACCATCCGTTGGATTGTCCGATTTGTGATCAGGCAGGTGAATGCGATTTGCAAAATTTGTCTTTTGATCATGGACGAGAAGCTACGCGTTACGAAGAAGGGAGGAGGGAGTTTAATAAAATTGATATTGGTGAGCATGTACAATTGCACATGACCCGATGCATCTTGTGTTATAGATGTGTTTATGCGGCCGAACAGTTGACCAATCAGCGCGTACATGGCGTTCTCAACAGAGGTGATGTTTCAGAGATCAGCACCTACATACAAAATTCAATTGATAATGAATTTTCTGGAAATATTATCGATGTATGTCCTGTAGGAGCACTTACTGATAAAACATATCGCTTTAAACAGCGGGTTTGGTTTTCAAAACCATATGATGCACATCGGGATTGCCCGACTTGTTGTGGAAAAACAGTCTTGTGGTTGAAAGGGGATGATATCATCAGAGTAACAGCCAGAAAGAATGAATTTGGTGAAGTTGAAGAGTTTATATGTAATACTTGTAGATTTGAAAAAAGATTAAAAAGCGATTGGGAAATTGGTGGTCCACGCAAAGTTGATCATGAATCTGTAATTGCTTCAAATAAATATGAATTGCCGGTAATTTCACCGGCTGTAAATGTGGATGCAAAATTTGTTTCAGAATGA
- the nuoH gene encoding NADH-quinone oxidoreductase subunit NuoH, which translates to MSDLIFKIIFIASVFGISLFIAMYTTYAERKIAAFLQDRLGPNRAGPFGLLQPLADGIKLFFKEEFIPKVSDRFLFILGPSLFMCTALMTSAVIPFAPDLKIGDRIFEMQGADLNVGILYIFGVVSLGVYGILIGGWASNNKFSLLGAIRAASQNISYELAMGLSIVSLIMVSSSLSLREIVEQQAGMNWNVIYQPLGFLIFIICAFAETNRAPFDLPECETELVGGFHTEFSSMKLGFYLFAEYINVFISSAVIATLYFGGYQFPFISSMDAGILKTVLGAAVMFGKITFFIFLFIWIRWTLPRFRYDQLMNLGWKVLIPLAVLNILLTALFILF; encoded by the coding sequence ATGAGCGATTTGATATTTAAAATTATTTTCATTGCATCTGTATTTGGCATCTCATTGTTCATTGCCATGTACACTACATATGCAGAACGCAAAATCGCTGCATTCTTACAGGATCGATTAGGCCCAAATCGAGCCGGGCCATTTGGTTTATTACAGCCTCTGGCGGATGGAATTAAATTATTTTTTAAGGAAGAATTTATTCCAAAAGTATCTGATCGGTTTTTATTTATTTTAGGTCCATCTCTGTTCATGTGTACAGCATTGATGACCAGTGCGGTAATTCCCTTTGCACCTGATTTAAAAATTGGAGACCGCATTTTTGAAATGCAAGGTGCTGATTTGAATGTCGGTATACTTTACATTTTTGGTGTAGTCTCTTTGGGCGTTTATGGAATATTAATAGGAGGGTGGGCATCGAATAATAAATTTTCATTACTTGGAGCCATTCGCGCGGCTTCGCAAAACATCAGTTATGAATTGGCGATGGGTTTATCAATTGTATCGCTGATCATGGTGAGTTCAAGTCTTTCATTAAGGGAAATTGTAGAGCAACAGGCTGGAATGAATTGGAATGTTATTTATCAACCTCTTGGTTTTTTAATATTTATTATTTGTGCATTTGCGGAGACCAATAGGGCTCCATTTGATTTGCCGGAATGTGAAACTGAACTGGTAGGTGGATTTCATACGGAATTTTCATCCATGAAACTGGGATTTTATCTTTTCGCCGAATATATCAATGTGTTTATAAGCAGTGCTGTCATCGCGACTTTATATTTTGGAGGATATCAATTTCCATTTATAAGTAGTATGGATGCGGGCATATTGAAGACGGTTTTGGGTGCAGCAGTGATGTTTGGAAAAATTACTTTTTTTATATTCCTGTTTATTTGGATTCGTTGGACATTACCCCGTTTTCGATATGACCAATTGATGAATCTAGGCTGGAAGGTATTAATACCTTTGGCAGTCTTGAATATTTTATTGACAGCTTTATTTATATTATTTTAA